Proteins found in one Mytilus edulis chromosome 2, xbMytEdul2.2, whole genome shotgun sequence genomic segment:
- the LOC139511731 gene encoding selenoprotein F-like, with amino-acid sequence MTDLPGLLCSFFFILLYFDDVKSSLLSVDECRTLGFAPSLVCSQCKELDQFNLSQLTESCSNCCQKDESDSNTLKVHPYAELHICGUKLGRYPQVQAFVKSDRPNQFPGLTIRYIRGADPMIKLLDESKNVVETLGIEKWDTDTVEAFFKERLKD; translated from the exons ATGACGGACCTTCCAGGTCTATTATGctcctttttctttattttg ttgTATTTTGATGATGTAAAAAGTAGTCTGCTGTCAGTTGACGAATGCAGGACATTGGGGTTTGCACCAAGTTTGGTATGTTCACAGTGTAAAGAGTTGGACCAGTTTAATCTGTCTCAGTTGACAGAATCCTGTTCCAATTGTTGCCAGAAGGATGAAAGTGACAGTAATACATTAAAA gtACATCCATATGCAGAACTCCATATCTGTGGATGAAAATTGGGGCGGTACCCACAAGTGCAAG CATTTGTGAAGAGTGACCGCCCAAATCAGTTCCCTGGTTTAACAATCCGTTATATCAGAGGAGCAGATCCCATGATAAAACTCCTGGATGAGAGTAAAAATGTTGTGGAGACGCTAGGTATAGAAAAATGGGACACAGATACTGTAGaagctttttttaaagaaagattaAAGGATTAA